The Haematobia irritans isolate KBUSLIRL chromosome 1, ASM5000362v1, whole genome shotgun sequence DNA segment cgactacaagcagcttccgggacaggagttttatacggcaaaaggaaggggaaaggtagcagatattttcaagcacataaaactgtcaaagttcgcaaagaaatatctggtttggcaagccatctgtacctgtggcttgaaaagcagctgaAAAGGCggggaattaaataaaataatttatcaatgaggggggaaataaataaaaacacaattaaatttcgggttttaaaaagataaattaaaatttaatttattggcggGGGTATTCGTACATTCGGGTATTTGAGCGAGAGAGTAAGTAAGAGAAAGTTTCGATAAGTCATTTGTCATTTGTTCAGATATCGTTATAATTCAGGGGTGTATTTTACAATTCATGAAACTTAAATCTAACAGGGTGTCAACCTGAACATCCCGCCCCCTTGCAGGAATGCAACATAGGGGCAATCAGGAGCTAGGGGACAATAAAAAAACGAGAATTCAATTTACAATTCAATGgacatacaaatacaaaaaacataaataaataaattcaatgggACCCAGAATGGACGTGAATCACAATCGTAGCAGGTCCACTGCCGGTGTTGGGGCTAACAGTGGAAGTGTTGACCGGGTTGTGACCACAGGTGCATCGTCCGCCGGCGGCTCGAGGTTGATGCGATTCCGGATTTGTCGACATCCTATTGGCTGCATTGGTGTTGCTACGAGCATCTAGCGAGCGCCTTTGGTGGGTGTCTCGTCGTGGAGTTTTCTTCCTAGGTTTAGCTTTTTCCGTGGCCTTCCTAGAATTCTGGGGTCGGCTAGCGACGGCACTGGGGGGATTTTCACGCTTCCCAACAAACCTCGGGTGGAGCATCGTATGGTGCTCACCACAGCATTCCATACATCTTTCACGGCTCTTGCAATTCAAGCGTTTATGGGACTCCGCCAAGCAGTTGAAGCAAAAGCCGAGCTTCATCACTGTTCTCCGACGTTTTGCTGAATCCATCGCACGAAAACGAGGACAGAGACGAAGTACGTGAGGCTGCAAACATATTTTACACCGCAACTCACTACCCTTCTTCGTGCGTTGGGTGACGTCTTTATCTGCCTCAGGGCGTTCATTTGTGAGACGACGTGATGGGCCAGACATGTCTGGAAATACGAAAAATGGGGACAgcacacacacaaagaaaataaaatgttattaattttgtCCATCAACAGGTAGTAGTACGAGTTTGACAACGGGCCTTGTAATAGTACAATTTCCAACCCTGATGTCAACAACTCGCACTTTGTTGTCGGGGCCTAAGTAGATCTTTTCGATTCTACCTACTTTCCAATCTGGTGGAGGCAAATTATCTTTCCTGATTACTACCAGGTCACCAACGGCAAAATCTCTTTGAGGAAATTTCCACTTATTTCGCTTATGGAGTTCAACGAGATATTCCTCTTTCCACCGTTTGGCGAAAGAGTGATGAAGGACCTTAAGTTTCTGCCATCTATTCACATAACTTAACGACTCAATTGTCGTGTCGGGCTCCGGTGGGGAGAGAAGGGCAGAACCTATAAGGAAGTGTCCTGGGGTCAAAGGGGCTAAATCGTTTGGATTATCGCTCATAGGACTAAGGGGCCTAGAATTAAGGCATGCCTCGATTCTGGCTAGCATTGTGCTGAACTCTTCAAAAGTAAACTTCTGAGAGTGAGACACTTTCTTAAGATGAGTCTTGAAACTCTTAACCCCTGCCTCCCAAAGACCACCCATATGTGGCGCACCAGggggaataaatttccattctAAAAATTGGAAGGCGTTaagcgaaataagattttgcttcACATCAGCGAGAAATCGGGCTTGGTCTCTACCAAGAACATTAGAAGCTCCTACAAAAGATGTCCCATTATCCGAAAACATCTTAGAAGGGCAGCCTCTTCGGGAGAAAAATCGGGTGAACGCAGCAATAAAACAATCAGTCGACATGTCATTTGTCGCTTCCAAATGAATTGCCTTAGTCGCAAAGCAGACAAACACAAGCACATATCCCTTAGTGATACGGCAACCTCTACCAATGTAGGTCTTAATATCAAAGGGGCCTGCAAAATCGACTCCAGTACATGTAAACGGGCGAGACAGCGTAGTTCTCTCAGGGGGAAGAGCGGCCATAATTTGGTCTACAGTTTTCTTCCGAAACAATACACATGTACGGCAATTACGGATGATTGTTCTGACGAGATTCTTCAGTCTGGGAACCCAAAATTCTAATCTCATCAATCTCAACATTAATGAATTTTCACCATGTACCGTATTCCTGTGAATATACTCCAGGTACAATTTGGTAAACCGGGCATCATAGGGTAGAATTTTGGGGAATCTCTCGTCATAGGTGAGAGTAGGGGAACGCGCAAGTCTACCATTCATCCGCATAAATCCAACAGAATCTATAAACGGATTGAAATTCAACAGAGGGCTCTTTCGAGATAACTGCGCATTGTTCTCCAGCGCCACATATTCAGGGAAATGTCGACGCTGGCAGAGGACAACAAGATGACCTTTCACAAGGTTGATCTCACCCTGTTCCAAGTTGAAGGATGAATGCGTCTGTGTCGATTTAAACTTCGGGTGTATTCGATGAAAGAATCTGAATACATATGACAAAACTATCAGGGCTCTGGATAAATCAGAGA contains these protein-coding regions:
- the LOC142229762 gene encoding uncharacterized protein LOC142229762 is translated as MVETIRSELSLPEIETFYWTDSTIVLSWLQKPPCHWPTFVANRVANISTKIGTSNWHHVLSHDNPADIASRGSSARDLLTNNLWWKGPAWLCRPRSEWPKSTFRIMTNLETKPIQVNLNQLSPPEDILARFSDLSRALIVLSYVFRFFHRIHPKFKSTQTHSSFNLEQGEINLVKGHLVVLCQRRHFPEYVALENNAQLSRKSPLLNFNPFIDSVGFMRMNGRLARSPTLTYDERFPKILPYDARFTKLYLEYIHRNTVHGENSLMLRLMRLEFWVPRLKNLVRTIIRNCRTCVLFRKKTVDQIMAALPPERTTLSRPFTCTGVDFAGPFDIKTYIGRGCRITKGYVLVFVCFATKAIHLEATNDMSTDCFIAAFTRFFSRRGCPSKMFSDNGTSFVGASNVLGRDQARFLADVKQNLISLNAFQFLEWKFIPPGAPHMGGLWEAGVKSFKTHLKKVSHSQKFTFEEFSTMLARIEACLNSRPLSPMSDNPNDLAPLTPGHFLIGSALLSPPEPDTTIESLSYVNRWQKLKVLHHSFAKRWKEEYLVELHKRNKWKFPQRDFAVGDLVVIRKDNLPPPDWKVGRIEKIYLGPDNKVRVVDIRVGNCTITRPVVKLVLLPVDGQN